The Borrelia hispanica CRI sequence GAATCATTATAGGTATAAGCGTTTATGAATAGATTTATTGTAAATAAAAGTTATTTGTTGTCTTTGTTTTTGGTAGTCATATTATTGTCTTGTAAAGGTATTGCAAGTCTGCCTGTTGAACCTGTACTACTAGAGAAAAATGATCCTGTAAGTTTGGCTATTGATGAGGCTGCGTTATTTCAGTATGCATTAAGTCTCAATTTGTGGCTTCTTGATACTAAAGAGTATGTTGATCGTTATTACAAAAGGGACAAATTTCCATATTTTGAACCTTTTGATCCTACATACCAAGGTGATGCTGGTGAATTAGGAATTACTAAGAGAATTGCTTATTACAAACGTTATATAGAAGGAACAAAACCTATTGCTGTTTCTGTGTATCGTAAATATACCCAGGTGTACTTAGAGGAGTAGGGGAAAATATAGTGAATTTGCAACAAGAAGTTGAATTAGAAACTGGATTAGAAGAAGGAGAATCATTAGATTTGGGTACAGATGCTCCTTCTTCTGATGATTTGGTTTCCA is a genomic window containing:
- a CDS encoding BBA14 family lipoprotein — its product is MNRFIVNKSYLLSLFLVVILLSCKGIASLPVEPVLLEKNDPVSLAIDEAALFQYALSLNLWLLDTKEYVDRYYKRDKFPYFEPFDPTYQGDAGELGITKRIAYYKRYIEGTKPIAVSVYRKYTQVYLEE